The following are encoded in a window of Vespa crabro chromosome 2, iyVesCrab1.2, whole genome shotgun sequence genomic DNA:
- the LOC124422093 gene encoding uncharacterized protein LOC124422093 isoform X2, which translates to MLVPPVAQGGTGDRPVGDAGGRAQQSSGPAGTATLWPLAPAQPNQVPNQQSQGIPPLAATPAPAHNQGVSRYGLYSLFPGGGGGSYVAATPATPGPPTPARAYHATTHKERTVSESVFSAAVGVGVGGYTWGAPTPPPGSPYSPVPVTQLELLAKNLASLAPPGQQALSLQGVGVNVGSLHHAQHTQHTQHTLNLAGLHHLHHEGLHQNTFSPQLSLVTGNAPTLTINSFSPNSTGNVVPTTGVLLQEYQSPTGSTATGCSVAVNGSSCPTSSTSSTMVVQGGNQVVQTTAKKREAFLSSQGQPVKLENKSTRQPCVCRNSNGKTKVVHSDAGCSRTLPVASSWNGQDANNGVNSNTNNNSLVKREPLASVPCQVAEVSTSLHATTTSVKIEPVPPKSENGIVVSNANAGGIPVGIAMARQRSQHQETSASMRNVSLSHHTSHHASYHHFQPDNLVPSLVWALSSGSSSTAMTVGGATLVHCGGGGGEERPAHLAIPSGALAPSLNAALGSSLGPNLGPSLGSGLNSTLNSSLNSTLGSTATAAATTAWPPTLWQYPASAAAAAAAAAAAAAAMPMEPVGFPQMGVGVQGGLQLVRDPSSGHLLLIHAAEQMQQAVVWPNYPNHNGGNVAPPSLLLPPPPPSLQLLSDIGGARLVLTESKRKQQSTLPIVKIEADCGTSPTTIITSTESTKALQSVTSVTGTLVPDAPLVTTLHYYPHAPALVQISQTEPTHCRSQQRNAFISKATSPVSCLTPPPEVTTIHAIEPPQMTPMVGVQDASNQTEAPEAEQEQDMPMETQVKQEQNLSPCQLQCASTATNLTTTTTTTTTNLTNLTNFEIVAATPEKMCNVVRITTTTTTVNPTVCGIVGKVDKAENTIINMADCPKYSITRECRSVTSIDRTIERVVSRQDDLEQDEEEDSRHDRSTINDDDDCYDNGRSPICRDARTGPRIIEITEENCDSFHENLEFFGTRRDRSTDRLRDRRRSYAIDNTQEQHQNREEEKKIIVEEPMIDRIAEESRGTVIHQVIAKLSPETSCCESQRKEEMYPESKVIVDSTSNNGPQSMTTTTTTTTTSSQNIPDCESCGKNRDVRPQMVVQQNPEVKPQISVKSFDMPNIDCDDQELETVVIKQEADDGSFDEQNSKFENVSTIEKPKDSMKRHSVERSHPGIENVVEKLKKNAAAAMQESSCPLQKIDESKERNVDNSRSRRHSETMPRKLENGLKKHILRSCENEKLLNEKRENIERSEIEGSSEKDSSSLAYSREYLHNDNNNDSRSNNNNIKNINDKEYVIRKRLAVACESKVKDDVSEVNASPPKKSRLDRASNANDDTVFLSATIVDNQSTKLKLAISTKQKSNVDLSGLELLSNSIEQFEHLKPEAQNCSTPDLEKSPSRGKLISPQGESNNNNVDSPLGLLCALAEQRFMEEVGDKVPRKLNLESSEEISRAGRLLLNLGRTSLEKERKRLDKRKSTDGDDENYEKSKRLKADVVYETTDDGKNSSIRYYEKCGKSRRHGARFQEDMVFRVKEKPNRSIDLAEENGIDDEETSSLAERFVRERERVQKFDKENNDLDYDRKKETLERYDQQYDRFCGNDRCYRDVSKEDALTDSETENDKTVCSTTRLEEEVDVNTQRRQESTEERNRQGKLDAKTNVGKKLHTEEDGDWPNMDAMELDMRVRLADIQRQYREKQKELSRLTPKKEDKRSPGRPRKKSHSSSSEHGTLSSPPILEPAVPCQKSPSHSPDGAPPPLTSAVLAMPRCNVNLVKLGEPRSHIKLLDSIPSIPIPVPPVASPITVLPTSKIQSEDDDKSTGRMEYDTSSPAPTVASSSSASKKRKVGRPRKLMCTSGNTRHFTETIVAKKPKSKSSLVGYLLSPKNRHLQTKYIAKSGYTPLPFKTGMLSLKASSKNHKSVKAKMKPAKQTPLHNKNVISSIIAEKAKLSHEVKLDKHSNKVRPKLKAEAKVKTWEDDESTVVENISSDTMSQEILEEKNVEQPEEEEGEEEVEREMERNKHDKSKKKKQKSISSSPSRHKSSDRDKKESKRRKSSDCKDCKECAKVAKAERTESIINRCKLTSAHLAIDQLRVLTAMGGLFYAGRLSAVRAPDVYAITLDGERGNRPHIHSREEILRDAIVEVCPSSTKELPPGTRLCAYWSEQYRCLYPGTSVEPTEPDPELDEKFVSVEFDDGDSGRIALDDIRLLQPDYPVVEYDPNPLLSLGKRRRQTSVSIEDKRSSINTISGTTSNSLTSTVSSTTSSHISSFDGVSIERHKTDDISAKALDDYRERKRLKKRRKDKLKRQHEAQEGKKKHKRHKGCEEHRKHKHRKHRKHKHKHSHHCNHSEGSHISGESCCGQKSEDEPNKETPAKVEEEEEEEEDEEEEEEESEEMTVLEEEPEPVPEPIEVIVREEKIEKPKKSDKKGKVRERQESVESRSKMAAFLPARQLWGWAGRGYRRPGAKGRAKKQFFRAIQRGNETIQIGDSAVFLSTGRPDRPYIGRIESMWETSSSNMIVKVKWFYHPEETVGCPTNLKYPGALFESPHMDENDVQTISHKCEVLPLDEYTEKLGKEPHRYLTIYDNNDIYYLAGYYDPTTYLLSMQPGVV; encoded by the exons ATGTTGGTCCCTCCCGTGGCCCAAGGCGGGACGGGCGATCGTCCCGTGGGTGACGCGGGCGGTAGGGCCCAGCAGTCGTCCGGCCCTGCCGGGACAGCAACCCTATGGCCTCTTGCACCAGCGCAGCCCAATCAAGTTCCAAATCAACAGTCACAAGGAATACCACCCTTGGCTGCGACCCCTGCACCGGCGCACAATCAAG GTGTGAGCCGTTACGGGTTGTACTCGTTATTTCCCGGGGGTGGCGGAGGTAGTTACGTCGCGGCCACTCCCGCCACCCCAGGGCCACCCACCCCCGCGCGCGCTTATCACGCAACAACGCATAAGG AACGAACAG TTTCAGAGAGCGTATTCTCCGCTGCTGTTGGCGTTGGTGTTGGTGGTTACACCTGGGGTGCTCCCACGCCACCCCCTGGATCACCCTACAGTCCTGTCCCTGTGACTCAGCTTGAACTACTCGCCAAGAATTTGGCGAGTTTGGCGCCTCCTGGTCAACAGGCGTTGAGCCTTCAGGGTGTCGGTGTTAATGTTGGCAGTCTTCATCATGCGCAGCATACTCAGCATACGCAGCACACCCTCAATCTTGCTGGACTTCATCATCTGCACCATG AAGGTCTACATCAGAACACTTTTTCGCCCCAACTCTCCCTGGTGACCGGTAACGCTCCGACATTGACGATCAATAGCTTTTCGCCAAATTCGACGGGTAACGTCGTGCCGACGACGGGGGTGTTGCTCCAGGAGTATCAGTCACCGACAGGCTCGACAGCCACCGGTTGTTCCGTCGCAGTGAACGGTTCCTCATGTCCAACGAGTTCGACGAGTAGCACGATGGTCGTCCAGGGTGGCAACCAGGTTGTCCAGACTACCGCGAAGAAACGAGAAGCCTTCCTCTCGAGTCAAGGTCAACCGGTGAAACTGGAGAACAAGTCGACGAGGCAGCCCTGCGTTTGCAGGAACAGCAACG GTAAAACGAAAGTGGTTCATTCGGATGCAGGCTGTAGCAGGACGTTGCCCGTCGCATCGTCCTGGAATGGACAGGATGCGAATAATGGCGTTAATTctaatacgaacaataatagcCTCGTGAAGAGAGAACCTTTGGCCTCTGTGCCATGTCAGGTTGCAGAGGTTTCGACCTCTCTTCATGCTACCACTACCTCTGTTAAGATCGAGCCGGTTCCTCCGAAATCGGAAAATG GTATAGTGGTATCGAATGCGAACGCAGGTGGAATACCAGTTGGAATTGCAATGGCAAGACAGAGATCGCAACATCAGGAAACCTCGGCGTCCATGCGGAATGTCTCCCTCAGTCATCATACGTCGCATCATGCAAGTTATCATCACTTTCAACCTGACAATCTTG TCCCATCGCTAGTTTGGGCCCTGTCGTCAGGTTCATCGAGTACAGCCATGACGGTAGGCGGCGCTACGCTCGTCCACTGTGGCGGAGGTGGTGGGGAAGAACGTCCGGCCCACCTCGCCATTCCTTCGGGTGCTTTGGCGCCCTCGTTGAACGCGGCCCTCGGTTCGAGTCTCGGCCCGAATCTCGGCCCGAGTCTTGGCTCCGGCCTGAATTCCACCTTGAATTCCAGCTTGAATTCCACGCTCGGCAGTACCGCAACGGCCGCGGCCACTACTGCGTGGCCTCCCACGCTTTGGCAGTATCCGGCCTCGGCCGCGGCCGCTGCCGCCGCTGCTGCCGCCGCAGCTGCAG CGATGCCCATGGAACCCGTAGGGTTCCCGCAGATGGGTGTCGGTGTGCAGGGAGGTTTGCAGTTGGTCAGAGATCCATCCAGCGGTCATCTTCTTTTAATTCACGCAGCCG AACAAATGCAGCAGGCTGTGGTCTGGCCGAATTATCCAAATCACAATGGCGGAAACGTAGCACCCCCGTCCCTTTTGTTACCGCCGCCACCACCGTCCCTTCAACTTTTAAGCGACATAGGCGGCGCTAGATTGGTCCTTACCGagagcaaaagaaaacaacagaGCACTTTGCCGATCGTCAAGATCGAGGCGGATTGTGGTACGAGTCCGACAACCAtaataa CGTCGACGGAATCGACGAAGGCATTGCAGAGCGTGACATCGGTGACGGGCACTCTAGTGCCAGATGCACCGCTCGTAACGACTCTTCATTACTACCCACATGCACCGGCTTTGGTGCAGATTAGTCAAACGGAGCCCACGCATTGTAGGTCGCAG CAGCGAAATGCATTTATTTCGAAGGCAACCTCGCCGGTATCCTGTCTGACACCACCACCAGAAGTGACGACGATCCATGCGATCGAGCCACCGCAAATGACACCGATGGTCGGCGTTCAGGATGCTTCGAATCAAACAGAAGCGCCAGAAGCCGAACAGGAACAGGATATGCCAATGGAGACTCAGGTGAAACAGGAGCAAAATCTTAGCCCATGTCAGCTTCAATGTGCTAGTACCGCGACGAATCTTACGACGACCACCACTACTACAACGACGAATTTGACGAATCTGACGAACTTCGAGATCGTCGCGGCGACTCCAGAAAAGATGTGCAATGTCGTCAGgataacgacgacaacgaccaCGGTCAATCCTACCGTATGTGGTATAGTTGGCAAGGTCGATAAAGCAGAGAATACGATCATCAACATGGCTGATTGTCCAAAATATTCTATCACGAGGGAATGCAGAAGCGTCACGTCGATCGATAGAACGATCGAACGTGTCGTAAGTCGTCAAGATGATTTGGAGCAGGACGAGGAAGAAGATTCAAGGCACGATCGTTCGACGatcaacgatgacgacgattgTTACGATAATGGCAGATCACCGATATGCAGAGACGCAAGAACTGGTCCTAGAATCATCGAAATCACCGAGGAAAACTGTGACAGTTTCCATGAGAATTTAGAGTTCTTTGGCACGCGACGGGATCGTTCAACTGATCGTCTTCGAGATCGTCGGCGAAGTTATGCGATCGATAACACGCAGGAGCAACATCAAAACCgtgaggaggaaaagaagatcaTTGTAGAGGAG CCGATGATCGATCGTATCGCCGAAGAATCGAGAGGTACAGTAATACATCAAGTTATCGCCAAACTATCACCGGAAACGTCTTGTTGCGAGTCacaaaggaaagaggaaatgtACCCGGAATCAAAGGTGATCGTCGATTCGACGTCGAATAACGGGCCGCAatcaatgacgacgacgacaacgacgacgactacgtcGTCTCAGAATATACCCGATTGCGAGAGCTGCGGGAAAAATCGCGATGTCCGTCCTCAAATGGTTGTTCAACAAAATCCAGAAGTGAAGCCGCAAATCAGTGTGAAATCTTTCGATATGCCTAACATCGATTGCGACGATCAAGAATTGGAAACTGTAGTTATCAAGCAGGAAGCCGACGATGGTTCCTTCGACGaacaaaattcaaaatttgAGAATGTATCGACAATAGAGAAGCCAAAGGATTCGATGAAGAGACATTCGGTTGAACGATCTCATCCAGGTATCGAGAACGTTGTCgagaaattgaagaaaaatgcGGCCGCCGCTATGCAAGAATCTTCCTGTCCATTACAAAAGATAGATGAATCTAAAGAACGTAACGTTGATAATTCGCGTTCTAGAAGGCACTCGGAAACGATGCCGAGAAAGTTGGAGAACGGTCTGAAGAAGCACATATTGAGATCCtgcgaaaatgaaaaattgttgaaCGAGAAACGTGAGAATATCGAACGATCCGAGATCGAAGGATCTTCGGAGAAAGATTCTAGCAGTTTAGCTTATTCGAGAGAATATTTacataacgacaataataacgacagtaggagtaacaataacaatatcaagaatataaacgACAAGGAATACGTCATCAGGAAAAGGTTAGCAGTTGCCTGCGAGTCGAAGGTCAAGGACGATGTATCTGAGGTAAATGCGAGTCCACCGAAAAAAAGTCGTTTAGATAGAGCATCGAATGCCAATGACGACACGGTTTTCTTATCGGCCACCATTGTCGACAATCAAAGCACGAAATTGAAATTGGCCATTTCGACGAAGCAAAAATCGAACGTCGATCTCAGCGGCTTAGAATTGCTCTCGAATAGTATCGAACAGTTCGAGCATTTGAAACCGGAGGCACAGAATTGTTCGACTCCGGATCTCGAGAAATCGCCTAGCAGAGGGAAACTGATCTCTCCTCAGGGtgagagcaataataataacgtcgaTAGTCCCCTCGGTTTGCTGTGTGCTCTGGCTGAGCAGAGATTCATGGAAGAGGTTGGAGACAAAGTGCCGAGAAAGCTCAATCTCGAGAGTTCAGAAGAAATATCGAGAGCCGGTAGGCTGTTGTTAAATCTTGGAAGGACGAGtttggagaaagaaagaaagagattggataaaagaaaaagtacggATGGAGACGATGAGAATTATGAGAAATCGAAGAGACTTAAAGCCGATGTTGTATACGAGACAACAGACGATGGAAAGAATTCATCTATACGTTATTACGAGAAATGTGGTAAAAGTAGAAGACACGGAGCTAGATTTCAAGAAGACATGGTATtcagagtgaaagagaaaccTAACAGAAGTATAGATCTCGCTGAGGAAAATGGAATCGACGATGAGGAAACTTCTTCGTTGGCGGAAAGATTTGTACGAGAACGTGAACGCGTTCAAAAGTtcgataaggaaaataacgatttggATTAtgatagaaagaaggaaacatTGGAACGTTACGATCAACAGTACGATCGATTTTGCGGAAATGATAGATGTTATCGTGATGTATCAAAGGAAGATGCCTTGACAGATTCCGAAACGGAAAACGACAAGACAGTTTGTTCTACTACGAGATTAGAGGAGGAAGTAGATGTAAATACGCAAAGAAGACAAGAATCCACAGAGGAGAGAAATAGGCAAGGAAAATTGGACGCAAAGACGAATGTTGGTAAAAAGTTACATACGGAGGAAGACGGGGATTGGCCAAATATGGATGCAATGGAGTTGGATATGAGAGTGAGATTGGCGGATATTCAAAGACAATACagagaaaagcaaaaggaacTATCGAGGTTGACGCCAAAGAAGGAGGACAAGAGAAGTCCAGGTAGACCGAGAAAGAAGAGCCATTCATCGAg ttCCGAACACGGtactctctcttctcctcccaTTTTGGAACCAGCAGTCCCTTGTCAAAAGTCTCCGTCTCATTCTCCTGACGGAGCTCCACCGCCATTAACGTCAGCAGTCTTGGCCATGCCAAGATGTAACGTGAATCTTGTGAAACTCGGTGAACCTCGAAGTCACATTAAACTTTTGGATAGTATACCGAGTATACCTATACCAGTACCACCGGTTGCTTCGCCTATCACGGTTTTACCAACGAGCAAGATACAATCAGAGGACGACGACAAGAGTACTGGAAGG aTGGAATACGATACATCTTCGCCAGCGCCAACCGTAGCAAGTTCTAGTTCAGCATCAAAGAAACGTAAAGTTGGCCGCCCCAGAAAACTCATGTGCACGTCAGGGAATACAAGACACTTTACAGAAACTATTGTTGCGAAAAAACCAAAAAGCAAAAGTTCCCTCGTGGGTTATTTGTTGTCACCGAAAAACAGGCATCTTCAAACCAAG TACATCGCCAAGTCTGGTTATACTCCCCTACCCTTTAAAACCGGAATGTTGTCCTTAAAAGCTTCCTCCAAGAATCACAAATCAGTCAAGGCGAAGATGAAACCCGCGAAACAAACTCCGCTgcataataaaaatgtcatcAGTTCGATTATCGCGGAGAAGGCTAAACTAAGTCACGAAGTTAAGTTGGATAAACACAGTAATAAGGTAAGACCAAAACTGAAAGCCGAGGCAAAGGTAAAAACCTGGGAAGACGACGAGAGTACTGTCGTTGAAAATATATCGTCGGATACCATGAGCCAGGAAATTCTTGAG gaaaaaaatgttgaacaaccagaggaggaagaaggagaggaggaagtcgagagagagatggaaaggaATAAGCACGAtaaatcgaagaagaagaaacaaaagtcTATCTCGTCGTCCCCGAGTCGACATAAATCGAGCGATCGCGATAAGAAGGAATCTAAACGTCGAAAATCGTCCGATTGTAAAGATTGTAAGGAATGTGCGAAGGTTGCTAAAGCGGAAAGAACAGAAAGCATTATTAATAGATGTAAGCTAACGTCGGCTCACTTGGCCATTGATCAGTTAAGAGTTCTGACGGCTATGGGTGGTCTCTTTTATGCCGGAAGACTTAGCGCTGTTCGAGCTCCAGATGTTTACGCTATTACTCTTGATGGCGAACGAGGGAATAGACCTCATATTCATTCAAGGGAAGAGATTTTACGGGACGCg atcgTAGAGGTATGTCCAAGTTCAACGAAAGAATTACCACCCGGTACAAGACTTTGTGCTTATTGGAGCGAGCAATACAGATGTCTTTATCCAGGAACATCGGTCGAACCTACCGAACCAGATCCCGAACTCGATGAGAAATTTGTCAGTGTTGAATTCGATGACGGTGATAGCGGTAGAATAGCTTTGGATGACATCAGATTACTCCAACCTGATTATCCTGTTGTTG AATACGATCCAAATCCTCTTTTATCTTTGGGCAAACGTCGACGACAGACCTCGGTTTCgatagaagataaaagatcGTCCATAAATACTATATCTGGTACAACATCGAATAGTTTAACATCTACGGTTTCTTCCACAACTTCCTCTCACATTTCCTCTTTCGATGGAGTCTCGATAGAACGGCACAAAACGGATGATATCAGTGCAAAGGCATTGGATGATTATCGTGAACGTAAGCGtttgaagaagaggagaaaggatAAATTGAAGAGACAACACGAGGctcaagaaggaaagaagaaacataagAGGCACAAGGGTTGCGAAGAGCATAGAAAGCACAAGCATAGGAAACATAGAAAGCATAAGCATAAACATAGCCATCATTGCAATCATAGCGAAGGAAGTCATATAAG CGGGGAAAGTTGTTGTGGTCAAAAAAGTGAAGATGAACCAAATAAAGAGACTCCGGCAAAGgttgaagaggaagaggaagaggaagaagacgaggaagaggaagaagaggaaagtgAAGAAATGACTGTTTTGGAAGAAGAACCTGAACCAGTTCCCGAACCAATTGAAGTTATAGTAAGGgaggaaaagatagaaaagccgaaaaaatctgataaaaaaggaaaagtacgAGAGAGACAGGAGTCGGTGGAAAGTCGAAGTAAAATGGCTGCATTCTTGCCTGCGAGACAATTATGGGGATGGGCTGGTAGGGGTTACAGGAGACCTGGTGCAAAAGGAAGAGCTAAGAAACAATTTTTCCGAGCCATTCAAAGGGGAAACGAAACTATTCAAATAGGTGATAGTGCAGTTTTCCTTTCTACTGGTAGACCAGATAGACCATACATAGGACGTATAGAGTCTATGTGGGAAACATCAAGTTCTAATATGATAGTTAAAGTTAAGTGGTTTTATCATCCTGAAGAGACAGTAGGATGTCCAACCAATCTAAAGTATCCg ggTGCTCTATTCGAATCCCCTCATATGGATGAAAATGATGTACAAACTATTTCGCACAAATGCGAAGTATTACCGTTGGACGAATATACAGAAAAACTGGGAAAAGAACCTCATAGATATCTTACCATctatgataacaacgatatctACTATTTGGCCGGATATTATGATCCGACGACGTACCTTCTATCTATGCAACCTGGGGTTGTTTGA